The following coding sequences lie in one Mesorhizobium sp. DCY119 genomic window:
- a CDS encoding ABC transporter permease: protein MTAAAEGAPALQPARARRTSLLQSESAQGFALISPTFLYALVLLVVPILVVIAHSFWTQNYLTIDRTFTLENYRIALTEPIYRDLLMRSLWISLLVSFFTVVLAYPIAFYISFHGGRHKGLWLFLITIPFWTSYLLRVMSWKVILGYNGVLNSGLLGLGIIDEPSTALLYNTSAVVITLTHAWAAFAILPIFVSLEKIDRTLIEAATDLGDGPLRRFMRVTLPLSVPGIVSAILIVMIPTVGDFVTPRLVGGKDGVMIANAIQAQFGKGANWPLGAALSVTTMAIVTLMAAATVLIIRSAARLAR, encoded by the coding sequence ATGACGGCGGCTGCGGAAGGGGCACCTGCGCTGCAACCCGCGCGGGCTCGAAGAACCTCCCTTCTGCAATCGGAATCGGCCCAGGGCTTTGCCCTTATCAGCCCGACATTCCTCTACGCGCTGGTGCTTTTGGTCGTGCCGATCCTGGTGGTGATCGCGCATAGTTTCTGGACGCAGAACTACCTCACCATCGACCGCACCTTCACGCTGGAAAACTACCGCATCGCGCTGACCGAGCCGATCTACCGCGATCTCCTGATGCGCTCGCTGTGGATTTCGCTGCTGGTCAGCTTTTTCACCGTCGTGCTGGCCTACCCGATCGCCTTCTACATTTCCTTCCACGGCGGACGGCACAAGGGCCTGTGGCTGTTCCTGATCACCATACCCTTCTGGACAAGCTACCTGCTGCGCGTCATGTCGTGGAAGGTCATCCTCGGCTACAATGGCGTGCTCAATTCCGGCCTGCTTGGCCTCGGCATCATCGACGAACCCTCGACCGCCCTGCTCTACAACACCAGCGCCGTCGTCATCACGCTGACCCACGCCTGGGCAGCCTTCGCCATCCTGCCGATCTTCGTCTCGCTCGAAAAGATCGACCGCACGCTGATCGAGGCAGCGACCGATCTCGGTGACGGCCCGCTGCGCCGCTTCATGCGCGTGACGCTGCCGCTGTCGGTGCCCGGCATCGTCTCGGCGATCCTGATTGTCATGATCCCGACGGTGGGCGATTTCGTCACTCCGCGCCTCGTTGGCGGCAAGGATGGCGTCATGATCGCCAACGCCATCCAGGCACAGTTCGGCAAGGGCGCCAACTGGCCGCTGGGGGCCGCCCTTTCGGTGACGACCATGGCGATCGTCACATTGATGGCAGCTGCCACCGTGCTGATCATCCGCTCGGCAGCGAGGCTGGCGCGATGA
- a CDS encoding GntR family transcriptional regulator → MSRRGALSPVGRETLHDRVYAELRSSLIHGLFDAGEMMRIQDLAETLQTSTMPVREALGRLVSEQALEALPNRSVRVPTITRERLDDLARARCLIEGQITALALPNLSAEDFEQLKQLTVACETAFRSEDGDRAHKTSELNHAFHFYVYRAARSAVLIPIVESLWLQSGPYVRAAAHIHDEHRDIPATHHHWALIDALERGDVKGSIKALTDDITRSFNLIRGRLDVDDPEERAVRHG, encoded by the coding sequence ATGAGCCGGCGCGGAGCCCTCTCCCCTGTCGGGCGCGAAACCCTGCATGACCGCGTCTATGCCGAGCTGCGCAGCTCGCTGATCCACGGCCTGTTCGACGCCGGCGAGATGATGCGCATACAGGATCTGGCCGAGACGCTGCAGACCAGCACCATGCCGGTGCGCGAGGCGCTTGGCCGGCTGGTTTCGGAACAGGCGCTGGAAGCGCTGCCCAACCGTTCGGTCCGCGTTCCCACCATCACTCGCGAGCGGCTGGATGACCTTGCCCGCGCCCGCTGCCTGATCGAAGGGCAGATCACGGCGCTGGCGCTGCCGAACCTTTCGGCGGAGGATTTCGAACAGCTGAAGCAGCTCACCGTCGCCTGCGAGACGGCCTTTCGCAGCGAGGATGGCGACAGGGCGCACAAGACGTCCGAACTGAACCACGCCTTTCATTTCTACGTCTACCGCGCCGCCCGATCGGCGGTGCTGATCCCCATCGTCGAAAGCCTGTGGCTGCAATCCGGCCCCTATGTGCGCGCCGCTGCCCATATCCACGACGAGCATCGCGACATTCCGGCAACCCATCACCACTGGGCGCTGATCGATGCCTTGGAGCGCGGCGATGTGAAAGGCTCGATCAAGGCGCTGACCGACGACATCACCCGCTCCTTCAACCTGATACGCGGGCGCCTCGACGTCGACGATCCCGAGGAAAGGGCCGTTCGCCATGGCTGA
- a CDS encoding ABC transporter substrate-binding protein: MRKMLLLTSMLTALSASALPALAADCDITVGLVMELTGPAGEYGQAGAKSVDMAFRDFNEAGGVNGCKLVTDTRDSQSQGTVAVDQATQLVNIKKVPVIIGGIISSVSLPILTSVTGPAGVVQVSPASSSPTLTQLGRDGKTNGVFFRTITSDALQSVAAAKHALGQGLKKIAIIHVNNDFGVNLVREFKEVYEKLGGTITSVTPYNEKQASYSSEASAAMAGEPEALYLISYPVDGATIARAWISGGGPQKFMLNDGMNSSEFISSVGAQYLEEAYGISSGTSPTKSTEYFNANYEAFSGGIKPDAPAADRSYDAGAIVALAIAKAGKPEAAAIKTAIPEVVADGGEPIYAGKEEFAKALGLIKEGKPIKYEGVIGPVTFDQYGDITGPFRLWRIQGGEVKTVGEMSAEEVAKIKAEIQK, encoded by the coding sequence ATGAGGAAAATGCTTCTGCTCACCAGCATGCTGACGGCACTCAGTGCCTCGGCGCTGCCCGCGCTTGCGGCCGATTGCGACATCACCGTCGGCCTCGTCATGGAACTGACGGGACCTGCTGGCGAATACGGCCAGGCCGGCGCGAAATCGGTCGACATGGCGTTCCGCGATTTCAACGAAGCCGGCGGCGTCAATGGCTGCAAGCTGGTGACCGACACGCGCGACAGCCAGAGCCAGGGAACGGTCGCGGTCGATCAGGCGACTCAGCTGGTCAATATCAAGAAGGTGCCGGTCATCATCGGCGGCATCATCTCGTCGGTGTCGCTGCCGATCCTGACGTCGGTCACAGGACCGGCCGGCGTTGTGCAGGTTTCGCCGGCATCGTCGTCGCCGACGCTCACCCAGCTTGGCCGTGACGGCAAGACCAACGGCGTCTTCTTCCGCACCATCACCTCGGACGCCCTGCAAAGCGTCGCCGCTGCCAAGCACGCGCTCGGCCAGGGCCTGAAGAAGATCGCCATCATCCACGTCAACAACGATTTCGGCGTCAACCTGGTGCGCGAATTCAAGGAAGTCTACGAGAAGCTCGGCGGCACCATCACCTCGGTCACGCCCTACAACGAAAAGCAGGCAAGCTATTCGTCAGAGGCAAGTGCTGCCATGGCCGGTGAGCCGGAAGCGCTCTACCTGATCAGCTACCCGGTCGATGGCGCAACGATCGCTCGCGCCTGGATTTCGGGCGGCGGGCCGCAGAAATTCATGCTCAACGACGGTATGAATTCGAGCGAATTCATCTCCAGCGTCGGCGCCCAATATCTGGAAGAAGCCTATGGCATCTCGTCCGGCACCAGCCCGACCAAGTCGACGGAATATTTCAATGCCAATTACGAGGCGTTTTCTGGCGGCATCAAGCCCGACGCACCGGCTGCCGACCGCTCCTACGATGCCGGCGCGATCGTAGCCCTTGCCATCGCCAAGGCCGGCAAACCTGAGGCTGCTGCAATCAAGACAGCGATCCCCGAAGTCGTGGCTGATGGCGGCGAGCCGATCTATGCCGGCAAGGAAGAGTTCGCCAAGGCGCTCGGCCTGATCAAGGAAGGCAAGCCGATCAAATATGAAGGCGTCATCGGCCCGGTCACCTTCGACCAGTATGGCGACATCACCGGCCCGTTCCGGCTGTGGCGCATCCAGGGCGGCGAGGTGAAGACGGTCGGCGAAATGAGCGCCGAGGAGGTCGCCAAGATCAAGGCCGAAATCCAGAAATAG
- a CDS encoding TIGR04076 family protein: protein MADEHDDSFELYDLRVEVTAPEGGAIYCGAKVGDYFEMRGEMLHLPPGQGFSIYSLASLLPLLPAKQRPTHKNDWMTTDAEVACPDPNCTSRFRIIRTGLRRFSHAQTTAVPLQDDRD, encoded by the coding sequence ATGGCTGACGAGCACGACGATTCCTTCGAGCTTTACGACCTGCGGGTCGAGGTGACGGCCCCGGAAGGCGGCGCCATCTATTGTGGCGCCAAGGTCGGCGACTATTTCGAGATGCGCGGCGAGATGCTGCACCTGCCGCCGGGCCAGGGCTTTTCCATCTATTCGCTGGCCTCGCTCCTGCCGCTGCTGCCGGCAAAGCAGCGCCCCACCCACAAGAACGACTGGATGACGACCGACGCCGAGGTCGCCTGCCCGGACCCCAATTGCACGTCGCGCTTCCGCATCATCCGCACCGGCCTGCGCCGCTTCAGCCACGCGCAGACAACCGCCGTGCCGCTTCAAGACGATCGAGACTGA
- a CDS encoding ABC transporter ATP-binding protein, with protein sequence MQPPANAPTGSTETGRSPLVEAHGLVKQFGGLRAVDGMSITLHRGEMMGLIGPNGAGKTTLFNLLAGSLRPTSGEIRIAGEAVSHEGPERRVARGVGRTFQIPRPFAEMTILENVLTGGQHQAGEHIWKNFLQPGRVASQERAAVEKARSLLEFVTLSGLESEPARVLSGGQRKLLELARILMADPETILLDEPAAGVNPTLLELIIDRVLDLNARGKSILLIEHNMEMVARLCGRVVVMAAGKHLAEGSPAEVSRDRTVIEAYLGGVAA encoded by the coding sequence ATGCAGCCACCTGCGAATGCCCCGACCGGTTCGACAGAAACAGGGCGTTCGCCGCTTGTGGAGGCGCACGGTCTGGTCAAGCAGTTCGGCGGTCTGCGCGCGGTCGACGGCATGTCGATCACGTTGCATCGCGGCGAGATGATGGGGCTGATCGGACCCAACGGTGCCGGCAAGACGACGCTGTTCAACCTGCTCGCCGGCAGCCTCAGGCCGACTTCCGGCGAGATCAGGATTGCCGGCGAGGCGGTTTCGCATGAAGGCCCCGAGCGCCGTGTCGCGCGCGGCGTCGGCCGCACCTTCCAGATCCCGCGGCCATTCGCCGAAATGACGATTCTGGAGAACGTCCTGACCGGCGGTCAGCATCAGGCCGGCGAACACATCTGGAAGAATTTTTTGCAGCCCGGCCGCGTCGCTTCGCAGGAAAGGGCCGCTGTGGAGAAGGCACGTTCGCTGCTGGAATTCGTCACGCTTTCCGGCCTCGAGAGCGAGCCGGCGCGGGTGCTGTCCGGCGGTCAACGCAAGCTGCTCGAACTCGCCCGCATCCTGATGGCCGACCCCGAAACCATCCTGCTCGACGAGCCGGCAGCCGGCGTCAATCCGACGCTGCTCGAACTCATCATCGACCGCGTGCTGGATCTCAATGCGCGCGGCAAGTCGATCCTGCTGATCGAGCACAATATGGAGATGGTCGCGCGGCTGTGCGGCCGTGTGGTCGTCATGGCGGCGGGCAAACATCTGGCGGAAGGTTCTCCCGCCGAAGTGTCGCGCGACCGCACCGTCATCGAAGCTTATCTCGGCGGGGTGGCGGCATGA
- a CDS encoding ABC transporter permease, which translates to MSGLRKILSNWLPAYAFLYIVFLYLPVIFLPIFSVNTSASPKFPLSGFTLKWYEELPHTPALLDAAWNSLMVGVSAAILSTVLGICAARAITRYRFPGRRTINGLLMAPLVLPEIIVAVSMLLVMLQLGLSLSLVTVVLGHVLVCIPYSLSVLTSGFEGFDRSLEEASADLGESAFGTFRRVTLPMVAPAIISSLLVSFTISLDEFIMAFFLTGTESTLPVYIWGQLRFASKLPGVLALGTLLLVGSFVLLTLAEILRRRAARRTQNTGGVFA; encoded by the coding sequence ATGAGCGGGCTGCGCAAGATCCTGTCGAACTGGCTGCCGGCCTATGCCTTCCTCTACATCGTCTTCCTTTACCTGCCGGTGATCTTCCTGCCGATATTCTCGGTCAACACATCGGCCTCGCCGAAATTCCCGCTGAGCGGTTTCACGCTCAAATGGTACGAGGAACTGCCGCACACACCGGCGCTGTTGGACGCGGCCTGGAACAGCCTGATGGTCGGTGTTTCCGCCGCCATCCTGTCTACCGTGCTCGGCATCTGTGCCGCGCGTGCCATCACGCGCTACCGCTTTCCCGGCCGCCGCACCATCAACGGCCTGCTGATGGCGCCGCTGGTGCTGCCGGAAATCATCGTTGCGGTTTCCATGCTGCTGGTCATGCTGCAACTGGGCCTCAGCCTGTCGCTGGTCACGGTCGTGCTCGGCCACGTGCTGGTCTGCATTCCCTATTCGCTGAGCGTGCTGACCTCCGGCTTCGAGGGTTTCGACCGCAGCCTCGAGGAAGCCTCCGCCGACCTCGGCGAATCCGCTTTCGGCACCTTCCGGCGCGTGACGCTGCCGATGGTGGCACCGGCGATCATCTCCAGCCTGCTCGTCTCCTTCACCATCTCGCTCGACGAATTCATCATGGCTTTTTTCCTCACCGGCACGGAATCGACCTTGCCCGTCTATATCTGGGGCCAGTTGCGCTTCGCCTCAAAGCTGCCCGGCGTGCTGGCGCTCGGCACGCTGCTGCTGGTCGGCTCCTTCGTGCTTCTGACCCTTGCCGAAATCCTGCGCCGCCGCGCCGCGCGACGCACCCAGAACACGGGAGGCGTCTTTGCCTGA
- a CDS encoding VOC family protein, translated as MTITAIDHVQLAMPAGEESSARRFYNELLGIPEVAKPAPLAARGGCWFEQGTVKIHLGVEADFRPARKAHPALLVDDLAALSKKLEAAGCKVTPDDALEGIERCFVSDPFGNRIELIQG; from the coding sequence ATGACCATAACCGCCATCGACCACGTCCAGCTTGCCATGCCGGCTGGCGAGGAAAGCTCGGCGCGGCGTTTCTACAACGAACTGCTCGGCATTCCCGAAGTGGCAAAACCCGCCCCGCTTGCAGCGCGCGGCGGTTGCTGGTTCGAGCAAGGCACGGTGAAAATCCACCTCGGCGTCGAGGCCGATTTCAGGCCCGCCCGCAAGGCGCATCCGGCGTTGCTGGTGGACGATCTTGCAGCCTTGTCGAAGAAGCTCGAGGCGGCGGGATGTAAGGTAACCCCGGATGACGCACTGGAAGGCATCGAGCGCTGCTTCGTCAGCGATCCGTTCGGCAACAGAATTGAGTTGATCCAGGGCTAG
- a CDS encoding ABC transporter ATP-binding protein, translated as MIEISHVTRSYGAFKALDDASLTIREGEFFSLLGPSGCGKTTLLRMIAGFDNPTSGSIAVDGQEMLGIPANRRPTNMVFQSYAIFPHLNVEQNVGYGLKRLRLEAAEEKRRVEEALAQVSLTGLGKRGATELSGGQRQRVALARALVMRPKVLLLDEPLSALDKKLREQMQVELRRLQQAVGITFILVTHDQYEALAMSDRIAVMFGGKIAQVASPKEIYQRPVNRQVADFLGGMNFVKAEIVEENGASMTVDTLGFGRVKTEKPAAFVRNGKAATLGIRPERLRVLWDDAQDKHEVAGTVVDRHYFGEITHLIVDIPGLEKPLSVTETNNFGADDIPVGAPIRLAYDPDALVAMAD; from the coding sequence ATGATCGAGATTTCGCATGTCACGCGCAGCTACGGCGCCTTCAAGGCGCTGGACGATGCCTCGCTGACGATCCGGGAAGGCGAGTTCTTCTCGCTGCTCGGCCCCTCCGGCTGCGGCAAGACCACGCTTCTGCGGATGATCGCCGGCTTCGACAACCCGACCAGCGGCAGCATTGCGGTGGACGGGCAGGAGATGCTGGGCATACCGGCCAACCGCCGCCCGACCAACATGGTGTTCCAGAGCTACGCCATCTTTCCGCATCTCAATGTAGAGCAGAATGTCGGCTACGGCCTGAAGCGCCTGCGGCTGGAAGCGGCGGAAGAGAAGCGCCGCGTCGAGGAGGCCCTGGCGCAGGTGTCGCTGACCGGGCTTGGCAAGCGCGGCGCGACCGAACTCTCCGGCGGCCAGCGCCAGCGCGTGGCGCTTGCCCGCGCGCTCGTCATGCGGCCAAAAGTGCTGCTGCTCGACGAGCCACTGTCGGCACTCGACAAGAAATTGCGCGAGCAGATGCAGGTGGAACTGCGCCGGCTCCAGCAGGCGGTCGGCATCACCTTCATCCTCGTCACCCACGACCAGTATGAAGCGCTGGCCATGTCCGATCGCATCGCCGTGATGTTCGGCGGAAAGATCGCCCAGGTCGCCTCGCCCAAGGAGATCTACCAGCGCCCGGTCAACCGCCAGGTCGCCGACTTCCTCGGTGGCATGAACTTCGTCAAGGCCGAGATCGTCGAGGAAAACGGTGCATCGATGACCGTCGACACACTCGGCTTCGGCCGCGTGAAAACCGAGAAGCCGGCAGCCTTCGTCCGCAACGGCAAGGCCGCCACGCTCGGCATCCGCCCGGAGCGGCTGCGGGTGCTGTGGGACGACGCCCAGGACAAGCACGAGGTCGCGGGCACGGTTGTCGACCGGCACTATTTCGGCGAGATCACCCACCTCATCGTCGACATACCGGGGCTGGAAAAGCCGCTGTCGGTGACGGAGACCAACAATTTCGGCGCCGACGATATCCCGGTCGGCGCGCCGATCAGGCTGGCCTACGATCCCGACGCGCTGGTGGCGATGGCGGATTGA
- a CDS encoding aldo/keto reductase: MQRTRLAPDYEISRVIRGGWQMASGHGALASENPIADMVAFADAGITNFDCADIYTGVEELIGRFRLRYRDLRGEEALARIGVHTKFVPDLEVLPRISKSYVESVIDQSLRRLNLERLDLVQFHWWDYEAPRWLEAAQWLEELRKAGKIRHIGGTNFDTDHMLAIIGGGVPLVSMQVQYSLLDSRPAKRMVKAAGENGVSLLCYGTVAGGFLSDKWLGVAEPDDALENRSLVKYKLIIDDFGGWDLFQTLLKTLRGIADRHGTDIATVASAAMLTRPGVAGVIVGARNRTHLPSNLAISDLALTAEDQAEIDAVLAQANPLEGDVYTLERDRTGRHGAIMKYNLNKGAA, encoded by the coding sequence ATGCAGAGAACCAGACTGGCGCCGGACTATGAGATATCGCGGGTGATCCGCGGCGGCTGGCAGATGGCCAGCGGCCATGGCGCGCTGGCCAGCGAAAACCCGATCGCCGACATGGTCGCCTTTGCCGATGCCGGCATCACCAATTTCGACTGCGCCGATATCTATACAGGCGTCGAGGAGCTGATCGGCCGCTTCCGCCTGCGCTACCGCGACCTGCGCGGCGAAGAGGCGCTGGCCCGCATCGGCGTGCACACCAAATTCGTACCCGATCTCGAGGTACTGCCGCGCATCAGCAAATCCTATGTCGAAAGCGTCATCGACCAGTCGCTGCGCCGGCTCAACCTCGAACGGCTCGACCTCGTCCAGTTCCACTGGTGGGACTATGAAGCGCCGCGCTGGCTGGAAGCCGCGCAATGGCTGGAGGAACTGCGCAAGGCCGGCAAGATACGCCACATCGGCGGCACCAATTTCGACACCGACCATATGCTGGCCATCATCGGCGGCGGCGTACCGCTGGTCTCCATGCAGGTGCAGTATTCGCTGCTCGACAGCCGCCCGGCAAAGCGGATGGTGAAGGCAGCAGGCGAAAACGGTGTCTCGCTGCTGTGCTACGGCACCGTCGCCGGCGGCTTCCTGAGCGACAAATGGCTGGGCGTTGCCGAGCCGGATGACGCGCTGGAGAACCGCTCGCTCGTCAAATACAAGCTTATCATCGACGATTTCGGTGGCTGGGATCTGTTCCAGACCTTGCTGAAGACGCTACGCGGCATCGCCGACCGGCACGGCACCGACATCGCCACAGTGGCGAGTGCTGCCATGCTGACGCGGCCGGGCGTAGCCGGCGTCATCGTCGGAGCACGCAACCGCACGCATCTGCCTTCCAATCTGGCGATTTCCGATCTCGCTTTGACGGCGGAGGATCAGGCCGAAATCGACGCGGTGCTGGCACAGGCCAACCCGCTCGAAGGCGACGTCTATACGCTGGAGCGCGACCGCACCGGCCGCCACGGCGCGATCATGAAATACAATCTCAACAAGGGAGCTGCCTGA
- a CDS encoding aminotransferase yields MAAVKDMWKAGGGIEMLASEDAVDLAKRHLVQPWPQAGEIGAEARSLIGSGDGIYITDGDGKRLIDGPAGMWCVNVGHRREELARVMYDQAMQLSYNTPWYTMNEPSAVLAERIAGHAPGDLSHVFFTTGGSSAVESALRFMQFYNNVRGRTEKKLILSRGGAYHGSTYLSASLNGRPRDRDWMDGADELIVKLSSPDPFRRPAGMSVAAFCDRLVAEFEETVKRIGADRIGAFVGEPVQASGGVIVPPEGYLRCIRKICRDNDILFVADEVVTAFGRLGHVFASGDVFGIDPDIITFAKGVTSGYFPLGGMIVSERLLEDLRRSNHPTAMYAHGLTYTSHPVGCAVALANLDLLEGGVLAHAQEVTPYFQAQLKTLEELPLVGEVRGVGLMACVECVADRDSKDPLELDRNVGQRIDAHCHELGLLVRPLINMCVMSPPLTITREQIDDMVGILREGISRTMDDLRKEGVWQG; encoded by the coding sequence ATGGCTGCGGTGAAGGACATGTGGAAGGCCGGCGGCGGCATCGAGATGCTGGCAAGCGAGGATGCGGTCGATCTCGCCAAGCGCCATCTTGTTCAGCCCTGGCCGCAGGCCGGCGAGATCGGCGCGGAGGCGCGCAGCCTGATCGGCAGCGGCGACGGCATCTACATCACCGACGGCGACGGCAAGCGCCTGATCGACGGGCCCGCGGGCATGTGGTGCGTCAATGTTGGCCATCGCCGCGAAGAGCTTGCCCGCGTCATGTACGATCAGGCGATGCAGCTTTCCTACAACACGCCGTGGTACACGATGAACGAGCCCTCGGCGGTGCTTGCCGAGCGCATCGCGGGTCATGCGCCGGGCGATCTCAGCCATGTCTTCTTCACCACCGGCGGCTCGTCGGCGGTGGAAAGCGCGCTGCGCTTCATGCAGTTCTACAACAATGTCCGCGGCCGGACGGAAAAGAAGCTCATCCTGTCGCGCGGCGGCGCCTATCACGGCTCAACCTATCTGTCGGCATCGCTCAACGGCCGCCCGCGCGACCGTGACTGGATGGACGGCGCGGACGAGCTGATCGTCAAACTGTCGTCGCCCGATCCATTCCGGCGTCCCGCCGGAATGAGCGTTGCGGCCTTCTGCGACCGGCTGGTGGCGGAGTTCGAGGAAACTGTGAAGCGCATCGGCGCCGACAGGATCGGCGCCTTCGTTGGCGAGCCGGTGCAGGCTTCGGGCGGCGTCATCGTGCCGCCGGAAGGCTACCTCAGGTGCATCCGGAAAATCTGCCGCGACAACGATATCCTGTTCGTCGCCGACGAGGTCGTCACGGCCTTTGGCCGGCTCGGGCATGTGTTTGCGTCGGGAGATGTCTTCGGCATCGATCCCGACATCATCACCTTTGCCAAGGGCGTCACCTCGGGCTATTTCCCGCTCGGCGGCATGATCGTCTCGGAGCGGTTGCTTGAGGATTTGCGCCGCTCCAACCATCCGACGGCGATGTATGCGCACGGCCTGACTTACACCAGCCATCCCGTCGGCTGCGCCGTGGCGCTCGCCAATCTCGATTTGCTGGAAGGCGGCGTACTGGCCCATGCGCAAGAGGTCACGCCCTATTTCCAGGCGCAGCTGAAGACGCTGGAGGAGCTGCCGCTGGTGGGCGAAGTGCGCGGCGTCGGGCTGATGGCCTGCGTGGAATGCGTCGCCGACCGCGACAGCAAGGACCCGCTGGAGCTCGACCGCAATGTCGGCCAGCGCATCGACGCGCATTGCCACGAACTCGGCCTGCTGGTGCGCCCGCTGATCAACATGTGCGTGATGTCGCCGCCGCTCACCATCACCAGGGAACAGATCGACGACATGGTCGGCATCCTGCGCGAAGGCATTTCGCGGACTATGGACGATTTGCGGAAAGAGGGTGTGTGGCAGGGGTAG
- a CDS encoding aromatic ring-hydroxylating dioxygenase subunit alpha, whose protein sequence is MNPHIRDVKVPNDWDRRGLPGWAYHSPALLELEKEHIFRNHWQIAGHVSDVPNGGDYLTMDVVGERALIVRGKDGVVRAFHNICRHRGSRVVADNQGTCKNALVCPFHGWVYNLDGTLRGAARPGSFPELDKAEFGLTPLELEIWMGLIFVRFRKGPQPSVAELLKPFEAELSHYGIADMEPSYGIWTQTSPVNWKSVRDVDNEGYHVAMAHPALQDLYGSTYFDEPFVKGVSRSFATYNPHAGRRWSVKQYVNIAPEPAHLPDKLKKAWVYYGLFPNAVISVMPESVQFYQEFPLSTGETLLRGAIYKYRDETREQAVARYLSFRIDRETMSEDVQLSVWSNESMLSEAFAGFYLSDLEYGVRTHHDHLRAQIPVLDLETAPDEKEMAGQNEALRSRG, encoded by the coding sequence ATGAACCCGCATATTCGTGACGTGAAGGTTCCCAACGACTGGGACCGGCGCGGGCTGCCCGGCTGGGCCTATCACAGCCCCGCTCTGCTGGAGCTTGAGAAGGAACATATCTTCCGCAATCACTGGCAGATCGCCGGCCATGTCTCTGACGTGCCGAACGGAGGCGATTACCTGACCATGGACGTGGTTGGCGAGCGCGCGCTGATCGTGCGCGGCAAGGACGGCGTCGTGCGGGCTTTTCACAACATCTGCCGTCATCGCGGCAGCCGCGTCGTCGCCGACAATCAGGGCACCTGCAAGAATGCGCTGGTCTGCCCCTTCCACGGCTGGGTCTACAATCTCGACGGCACGCTACGCGGTGCCGCCCGCCCCGGCAGCTTCCCCGAACTCGACAAGGCCGAATTCGGCCTGACGCCGCTGGAACTCGAAATCTGGATGGGCCTGATCTTCGTGCGCTTCCGCAAGGGGCCGCAGCCGTCGGTTGCCGAGTTGTTGAAGCCTTTCGAGGCGGAATTGTCCCACTACGGCATCGCCGATATGGAGCCTTCCTACGGCATCTGGACGCAGACCAGCCCGGTCAACTGGAAGTCCGTTCGCGATGTCGACAATGAAGGCTACCACGTCGCCATGGCGCACCCGGCGCTGCAGGATCTCTATGGCTCGACCTATTTCGACGAGCCCTTCGTCAAGGGCGTCTCGCGCTCCTTCGCAACCTATAACCCGCATGCCGGCCGGCGCTGGAGCGTAAAGCAATACGTCAACATCGCGCCCGAACCGGCACACCTGCCGGACAAGCTGAAGAAGGCCTGGGTCTATTACGGCCTGTTTCCCAATGCGGTGATTTCGGTGATGCCGGAATCGGTGCAGTTCTATCAAGAGTTCCCGCTTTCGACCGGCGAGACACTGCTGCGCGGCGCGATCTACAAATACCGCGACGAGACGCGCGAACAGGCCGTTGCGCGCTACCTGTCTTTCCGCATCGACCGCGAAACCATGTCGGAAGACGTGCAGCTTTCGGTCTGGTCGAATGAATCCATGCTGTCGGAAGCCTTCGCCGGCTTCTACCTCTCCGACCTCGAATACGGCGTGCGCACCCATCACGACCACCTGCGCGCGCAGATACCGGTGCTCGATCTGGAGACAGCGCCCGACGAGAAGGAAATGGCGGGCCAGAATGAGGCCCTGCGATCGCGGGGGTGA